One genomic segment of Pedobacter endophyticus includes these proteins:
- a CDS encoding L-serine ammonia-lyase, with the protein MIKEQISVFDIFKIGIGPSSSHTLGPWRAAQQFTASLKAQGLLTGVEAIKILLYGSLAKTGKGHGTDVAILLGLTGADPVTFDVDAVTPTFESIQEHKKLNVAGELLIDFDYSNDLLFLFAESLPFHPNAVTFQAFLSNGRAFSETYYSIGGGFVVKEGEDSSQKAQVDLPFPVENAKELLHWCLSTGLKVSEIVMENELAWRSEAETKKGILRHFAVMRDCIYRGCHTTGFLPGGLDVARRAFPLNKRLIGKSEYHDYTSWLEAIRKGGNGFNYILDWVSCFALAVNEENASFGRVVTAPTNGAAGVIPAVLQYFITFCDGYADEKIIQFIACASEVGSIFKKGATISAAMGGCQAEIGVSSAMAAAALTECLGGSQRQVLMAAEIAMEHHLGLTCDPIGGLVQIPCIERNTMGAIKAITASQLALQSNPDKAKVSLDAVVNTMWETALDMNAKYKETSDGGLATNIPISLPEC; encoded by the coding sequence ATGATAAAGGAACAGATCTCCGTTTTCGACATTTTTAAAATAGGCATTGGACCGTCGAGTTCCCATACGCTAGGCCCCTGGCGTGCTGCCCAGCAGTTTACTGCTTCGCTTAAAGCGCAGGGCCTTTTAACGGGCGTTGAGGCAATAAAAATTTTGTTGTATGGCTCGCTCGCCAAAACCGGAAAGGGCCACGGCACTGATGTAGCCATTTTATTGGGCTTAACGGGTGCCGATCCCGTAACTTTCGATGTAGATGCAGTTACACCAACTTTTGAGTCCATCCAGGAACATAAAAAGCTTAATGTTGCGGGCGAGCTGCTTATCGATTTCGATTATAGCAACGATCTGCTTTTTCTCTTTGCCGAAAGTCTGCCCTTTCATCCCAATGCGGTAACATTTCAGGCATTTTTATCAAACGGAAGGGCTTTTTCCGAAACTTATTACTCTATTGGCGGCGGCTTTGTGGTAAAAGAAGGGGAAGACAGTAGCCAGAAAGCGCAGGTCGATTTACCTTTCCCTGTCGAAAATGCAAAGGAGCTTTTGCACTGGTGTTTATCAACTGGTTTAAAAGTGAGCGAAATTGTGATGGAAAACGAACTCGCCTGGAGGTCGGAGGCCGAAACCAAAAAAGGTATCCTTCGGCATTTCGCCGTAATGAGAGATTGCATTTATCGCGGCTGCCACACCACGGGTTTTCTGCCGGGTGGATTGGATGTTGCCAGAAGGGCATTTCCTTTAAATAAGCGATTGATTGGCAAAAGCGAATACCACGACTATACTTCGTGGCTGGAGGCCATTAGAAAAGGCGGAAACGGCTTCAATTACATTTTAGATTGGGTGAGTTGTTTTGCCTTGGCGGTAAACGAAGAAAATGCATCGTTTGGACGTGTGGTCACTGCGCCAACTAACGGAGCAGCGGGCGTTATTCCTGCCGTTTTGCAATATTTTATCACCTTTTGCGATGGTTATGCGGACGAAAAAATTATTCAGTTTATTGCCTGTGCCTCGGAGGTTGGAAGTATTTTCAAAAAAGGTGCAACCATTTCAGCAGCAATGGGCGGCTGTCAGGCAGAAATTGGTGTTTCTTCGGCTATGGCCGCTGCAGCACTAACCGAGTGTTTGGGCGGTTCGCAAAGGCAGGTTTTAATGGCCGCAGAAATTGCAATGGAACATCATTTGGGCTTAACCTGCGATCCGATCGGTGGCTTAGTTCAGATCCCATGCATAGAGCGCAACACCATGGGCGCAATAAAGGCCATCACCGCAAGTCAGTTGGCATTACAGAGCAATCCTGATAAGGCAAAAGTGAGTCTGGATGCTGTTGTGAATACGATGTGGGAGACTGCGCTGGATATGAATGCGAAATACAAAGAAACATCAGATGGCGGACTGGCGACGAACATTCCGATCAGCTTGCCCGAGTGCTAA
- a CDS encoding AEC family transporter, whose amino-acid sequence MANFILIGLCILAGVVFRKSKTLPKDAHKGINAWIIYLALPAVSFKYLPHITWTNDLLFPALAPVCIWLLGWLFVTIYSKFSKVSRATAGGLMLVSSLSNTSFVGFPLIVAYFSEKELAIAIICDQITFTLLSTIGVIIAIRSSQQQKLSAKLVLKKVLTFPPLIGCVLALILPQYLDLSSLDPLFDKLAGTVGPLALFSIGLQLRFGGWFGEIKHISFALLYKLVLAPLSVFVIAVLLGLNGIITKITIFEMAMPTLLTAGIVADQYNLNPKLSNLVVGVGILLSFVTTAIWFYVLNHSGLV is encoded by the coding sequence ATGGCAAACTTCATCTTAATCGGCTTATGTATTCTGGCGGGCGTAGTTTTCCGGAAGAGTAAAACCCTGCCCAAAGATGCCCATAAAGGAATTAATGCCTGGATAATTTATCTCGCTCTGCCGGCGGTTTCATTTAAGTACCTTCCACATATTACGTGGACAAACGACTTGCTTTTTCCGGCCCTTGCGCCAGTCTGCATTTGGTTGCTCGGTTGGTTATTTGTTACCATTTATTCGAAGTTTAGCAAAGTAAGCCGCGCTACAGCTGGCGGTTTGATGCTCGTTAGTTCGTTAAGTAATACTTCGTTTGTGGGTTTTCCCTTAATCGTTGCTTACTTTAGCGAAAAGGAACTGGCCATTGCCATTATTTGCGATCAAATTACGTTTACCTTATTATCAACCATTGGGGTAATTATTGCCATCCGCTCGTCGCAGCAGCAGAAATTAAGCGCAAAACTGGTGCTCAAAAAAGTACTGACATTTCCACCGCTTATTGGTTGTGTTTTGGCTTTGATTTTGCCTCAATATTTAGATTTATCTTCTTTAGATCCACTTTTTGATAAGCTGGCAGGAACAGTAGGTCCGTTGGCACTGTTTTCTATCGGTTTGCAGTTGCGATTTGGCGGCTGGTTCGGCGAAATTAAGCACATCAGCTTTGCCTTGTTGTATAAACTGGTTTTGGCACCACTTTCCGTTTTTGTAATCGCCGTTTTATTAGGCCTCAATGGAATAATTACCAAAATAACCATTTTTGAAATGGCGATGCCAACTTTGTTAACTGCAGGCATAGTTGCCGATCAATACAACCTCAACCCAAAACTTTCAAATTTGGTAGTCGGCGTGGGCATTTTGCTATCATTTGTTACAACCGCTATTTGGTTTTACGTGTTGAACCATTCTGGTTTGGTTTAA
- a CDS encoding DEAD/DEAH box helicase — translation MNFNDFNFNPDLHEGLMAMGYKSATPIQEQAIPVILDNHDLIACAQTGTGKTASYLLPVMDKISRAADRHNNTLILAPTRELAQQIDLQVEALAYFTNISSLAVYGGGDGMAYEQQKRSMRDGVDIIIATPGRLMAHLSSGLLKLEHLQHLILDEADRMLDMGFYDDIMRIVSYLPKKRQTLLFSATMAPKIRKMAGTILNHPQQITISIAKPAEGIDQQAYNIHDQQKQALLTDIFKDETYKSAIIFASTKEKVKALYKTFRSLKIKAEAFHSDLGQKEREDVLLAFKNKRLPIIIGTDVLSRGIDVEGVDLVINYDVPGDPADYVHRIGRTARAETKGTAITLVNGRDKRKFDNIEKLIEKPVQRMPLPEHIANMEITHVEEKKPQHARNNGKKKVWHKKKPKPSNPS, via the coding sequence TTGAATTTTAACGACTTTAATTTTAACCCCGATTTACACGAAGGTTTGATGGCGATGGGTTACAAAAGCGCTACTCCCATACAAGAACAAGCTATTCCCGTAATTTTAGATAATCACGATCTTATTGCCTGTGCCCAAACCGGAACAGGAAAAACAGCCAGCTATCTTTTGCCGGTGATGGATAAGATTAGCCGGGCTGCAGACAGACATAACAACACGTTGATTCTGGCGCCAACCAGGGAGCTAGCTCAACAAATTGATTTACAGGTAGAAGCGCTTGCTTATTTCACCAATATCAGTTCGCTTGCAGTTTATGGAGGTGGCGATGGAATGGCCTATGAGCAACAAAAACGCTCGATGCGCGATGGTGTTGATATCATTATTGCAACTCCCGGCCGTTTAATGGCCCACTTGTCGTCGGGTCTTTTAAAGCTCGAGCATTTGCAGCATTTAATTTTAGATGAGGCAGACAGAATGTTGGATATGGGTTTTTATGATGACATTATGCGCATTGTAAGTTATTTGCCCAAAAAGAGACAAACCTTGCTGTTTTCGGCCACAATGGCTCCGAAAATCAGAAAAATGGCAGGCACCATTTTGAACCATCCGCAGCAAATTACGATTTCTATTGCCAAGCCGGCAGAAGGGATTGATCAACAAGCCTACAACATTCACGATCAGCAGAAGCAAGCTTTGCTAACCGATATTTTTAAGGATGAAACTTATAAAAGTGCAATTATTTTCGCTTCGACCAAAGAAAAGGTTAAGGCTTTGTACAAAACTTTTAGAAGCTTAAAAATTAAGGCAGAGGCTTTCCATTCAGATTTAGGACAGAAAGAACGGGAGGACGTTTTACTCGCTTTTAAAAACAAGCGATTGCCGATCATTATCGGAACCGATGTGCTTTCTCGCGGTATCGACGTTGAGGGCGTAGATCTGGTTATCAATTATGATGTTCCCGGCGACCCGGCAGATTACGTGCACCGAATAGGGAGAACGGCGAGGGCAGAAACCAAAGGAACGGCAATTACCCTGGTTAACGGTCGCGATAAGCGCAAGTTTGACAACATTGAAAAGCTCATTGAAAAACCCGTTCAGCGCATGCCGTTGCCAGAGCATATTGCAAATATGGAGATTACCCACGTTGAAGAGAAAAAACCTCAGCACGCAAGAAATAACGGAAAGAAAAAGGTTTGGCACAAGAAGAAGCCTAAGCCAAGCAACCCAAGTTAA
- a CDS encoding Hsp20/alpha crystallin family protein, protein MYNENRCHAGMMNRGRGGKFGHRNGSRFGQYAQHRFWDGLRHVPANIEETDENFIIDVFAPALIKAHLKVVTKDDVLTISYTPTEDDTASKFSRREYSNGAFERAFALNGKVLHESISARYADGILKVILPKNPETNIAAKDVAVD, encoded by the coding sequence ATGTACAACGAAAATAGGTGCCATGCAGGCATGATGAATAGGGGCAGAGGCGGCAAGTTCGGCCATCGCAACGGCAGCAGGTTTGGCCAATATGCACAACATAGGTTTTGGGATGGGCTAAGACACGTGCCGGCAAACATTGAGGAAACAGATGAAAACTTCATCATTGACGTTTTCGCACCGGCCTTAATTAAAGCGCACCTCAAAGTGGTAACGAAAGACGACGTGCTGACTATTTCCTACACGCCAACGGAGGATGATACTGCTTCAAAGTTTAGCCGAAGGGAATACAGCAACGGAGCGTTTGAAAGGGCATTTGCCTTAAACGGGAAAGTACTTCACGAAAGCATTTCGGCCAGGTACGCAGATGGAATATTAAAGGTAATACTGCCTAAAAACCCCGAAACAAATATCGCTGCAAAGGATGTGGCGGTAGATTAG
- a CDS encoding glycosyltransferase: MSQVLFLSSPVDNDVNPILSLASEMITRGEKVTFFGSDELKQPIENIGADFKSYSKDSDVFNKKESEKSGLITALLEPMKFIDDIAVQLRGLNFDYAVFSDAYPYANVITRLLGIPKTQYSGL; encoded by the coding sequence ATGTCACAAGTTTTATTTTTAAGCAGCCCGGTCGACAATGATGTAAATCCGATCTTAAGTTTGGCAAGCGAAATGATTACGCGAGGCGAAAAGGTCACGTTTTTCGGTTCAGATGAGCTTAAACAACCTATAGAAAACATCGGAGCAGATTTCAAATCGTACAGCAAAGATTCGGATGTGTTCAATAAGAAAGAAAGCGAGAAATCGGGTCTGATTACAGCATTGCTGGAACCGATGAAATTTATCGACGACATTGCGGTACAGCTTAGGGGCTTAAATTTCGACTACGCAGTTTTTTCAGACGCTTATCCGTACGCAAACGTCATTACCCGGTTATTGGGTATTCCGAAAACGCAATATAGTGGGCTGTAA
- a CDS encoding RNA polymerase sigma factor, whose translation MPTDEPQNIISTVADYGKRLFSFIRGRVNTDEDAEDILQDVWYQLSNQPEAGAIEQIGGWLYRVARNKITDRYRKQKDVLIEDLSYEDEDGEINFREILLAESYSPEEESLKKLFWDQLFLALQELPENQRYVFVQNELEDRTFQELADETGENIKTLISRKGYAVKHLRNRLQNLYQEFINY comes from the coding sequence GTGCCAACAGACGAACCTCAAAATATTATTTCAACAGTTGCCGATTATGGTAAACGCTTATTCAGTTTCATTCGGGGACGGGTGAATACAGATGAGGATGCGGAAGATATTTTGCAGGATGTATGGTACCAGTTAAGTAACCAGCCCGAGGCCGGGGCTATTGAGCAAATTGGCGGGTGGCTATACCGTGTAGCCCGCAATAAAATTACCGATCGGTACAGGAAACAAAAAGATGTGCTGATTGAAGATTTGAGCTACGAAGATGAAGATGGCGAGATTAATTTTCGTGAGATCTTGCTGGCAGAATCGTACTCGCCCGAAGAGGAGAGTTTGAAAAAACTTTTCTGGGATCAGTTGTTTTTAGCTTTGCAGGAATTGCCCGAAAACCAGCGCTATGTTTTCGTTCAAAATGAACTCGAAGACAGAACTTTTCAGGAACTGGCCGATGAAACGGGCGAAAATATCAAAACCTTAATATCAAGAAAAGGTTACGCAGTGAAGCATCTGCGTAATCGTTTGCAGAACTTATATCAGGAATTTATAAATTATTAA
- a CDS encoding DUF4197 domain-containing protein codes for MKKISFLSAAFVLLLFTNLNTQAQIKLSDIFKKVTEKTTKTSASGTPSTLEIGQGIKEALQIGVSAGADRLSVKDGFLGNLAVKILMPPEAQKVEKTLRSIGFNKLCDNVIVSLNRAAEDAATEAKPIFISAIKQMTLTDATNILLGNKDAATAYFKRVTTAQLSQKFSPIVAASLNKVNATKYYSDLTNQYNRLPLVKPVNTDLTAYVTQKAIDGLFVEVAKEELKIRDNLSSRSSTLLQKVFGYADKKKG; via the coding sequence ATGAAAAAAATTAGTTTTCTATCTGCCGCATTTGTACTTTTATTATTTACCAACCTGAATACGCAGGCCCAAATCAAACTCAGTGATATCTTTAAAAAGGTAACGGAAAAAACCACTAAAACCAGTGCATCCGGAACACCGTCGACACTGGAAATTGGGCAAGGGATTAAGGAAGCGCTGCAAATTGGGGTTTCTGCAGGTGCGGACAGGCTTTCGGTAAAGGATGGATTTCTTGGAAATTTGGCTGTCAAAATTTTAATGCCGCCCGAAGCCCAAAAGGTAGAGAAAACACTGCGCAGCATCGGTTTTAATAAGCTTTGCGATAATGTGATTGTGAGTTTGAATCGCGCTGCCGAAGACGCGGCCACAGAGGCGAAGCCGATCTTTATATCGGCCATTAAACAAATGACCTTAACTGATGCGACCAATATCCTTTTAGGAAACAAGGATGCCGCGACAGCATATTTTAAACGCGTTACTACAGCGCAACTTAGCCAAAAATTTAGTCCGATAGTGGCTGCAAGCCTAAATAAAGTGAATGCCACAAAATATTACAGCGACTTAACTAACCAATACAATCGGTTGCCTTTGGTTAAACCTGTAAACACCGACTTAACAGCTTATGTTACGCAAAAAGCAATCGACGGTTTATTTGTCGAGGTAGCAAAAGAAGAACTAAAAATACGTGATAACCTGAGTTCGCGGAGTTCAACGCTGCTGCAAAAAGTGTTTGGTTACGCTGATAAAAAAAAGGGATAA
- a CDS encoding vWA domain-containing protein → MMKKLLLSLTALLILMSFKPGTTRLITGTVTDGNVALPGAVVATVQSKQMVTTNTNGEFSIKVTDQDTELRISHIGFVSQVVKIGKAKNYHVKLIADSRSLEELVVVGYAAQNRKVVTGAVSTVRGYAPMQGRVAGISIIGGYKPRIYAVPSQESYAKIAENAFHKAQSDPLSTFSIDVDAASYANVRRFVNGGALPPTDAVRIEEMINYFDYDYEQPKGDAPVNIITEIAAAPWNKEHRLVQIGLQAKTIPTDNLPASNLVFLIDVSGSMQDQNKLPLLISSFKLLTNQLRAKDKVAIVVYAGSSGVVLPATSGDEKTRIKDALDKLRAGGSTAGGEGIQLAYKIAGENFVKNGNNRVILATDGDFNVGANSDAEMQSLIEEKRKSGIFLTVLGYGMGNYKDSKMEILADKGNGNYAYIDNLSEARKVLVNEFGGTLFTVAKDVKLQIEFNPAKVQSYRLIGYENRLLDKEDFNDDKKDAGEIGSGHTVTALYEIIPVGAKDVLSGNVDELKYQKNSPSNGSFAGEMLTVKLRYKDPKGSISKLLTKGVTDNALGFGTTTDNFRFAAAVAEFGMILRNSSFKQNATFEQVITLAENAKGKDKEGYRSEFLSVVKSARLMAKDLLSIKDKPLINEKN, encoded by the coding sequence ATGATGAAAAAGCTACTTTTATCCTTAACCGCATTGCTTATACTAATGAGCTTTAAGCCAGGCACAACACGCCTAATTACCGGGACCGTTACCGATGGAAATGTTGCGCTGCCCGGAGCCGTTGTGGCTACAGTGCAAAGCAAGCAAATGGTAACGACAAACACCAACGGCGAATTTAGCATCAAGGTAACAGATCAGGACACCGAATTAAGGATTTCGCATATTGGTTTTGTATCGCAGGTAGTCAAGATTGGAAAAGCAAAAAACTACCATGTTAAACTCATTGCCGATTCGCGTTCGCTTGAAGAGCTCGTTGTTGTTGGTTACGCGGCGCAAAACAGAAAGGTTGTTACAGGGGCGGTTTCTACCGTGCGGGGCTATGCTCCCATGCAAGGCAGAGTTGCCGGTATTTCGATAATTGGGGGCTATAAACCGAGGATTTACGCGGTTCCGAGCCAGGAAAGTTATGCAAAAATTGCTGAAAACGCATTTCATAAAGCCCAAAGCGATCCGCTTTCTACATTTTCGATTGATGTTGATGCCGCATCGTATGCAAATGTTAGAAGGTTTGTAAATGGTGGCGCCCTTCCGCCAACCGATGCGGTGAGAATAGAAGAGATGATCAATTACTTTGATTACGACTATGAACAGCCAAAGGGCGATGCACCTGTAAACATTATCACCGAAATTGCTGCGGCGCCATGGAACAAGGAGCACAGATTAGTGCAAATTGGATTGCAAGCTAAAACAATTCCAACGGATAACTTGCCTGCATCTAATCTTGTGTTTCTGATTGATGTTTCGGGCTCTATGCAAGATCAAAATAAATTGCCTTTGCTTATTTCGTCTTTTAAGCTGTTAACAAACCAGTTGAGGGCAAAGGATAAGGTGGCGATTGTAGTGTATGCCGGCAGCTCGGGCGTGGTTTTGCCAGCCACAAGCGGCGATGAAAAAACCAGGATTAAAGATGCGCTTGATAAACTGCGTGCAGGTGGCTCGACAGCGGGCGGCGAAGGAATTCAGTTGGCTTATAAAATTGCCGGCGAAAATTTTGTTAAAAACGGAAACAACCGCGTAATTCTGGCTACTGACGGCGATTTTAACGTGGGTGCCAATAGTGATGCTGAAATGCAAAGCCTCATTGAAGAAAAAAGAAAAAGCGGCATATTTTTAACTGTGCTGGGCTATGGAATGGGGAACTACAAAGATAGTAAAATGGAGATACTGGCCGACAAGGGCAATGGGAATTACGCTTACATCGACAATTTGAGCGAAGCCAGAAAAGTTCTGGTAAACGAATTTGGAGGAACCTTATTTACAGTGGCAAAGGATGTGAAGTTGCAAATAGAGTTTAACCCGGCCAAAGTTCAGTCTTACCGTTTAATTGGATACGAAAACCGCCTGCTTGATAAAGAAGATTTTAACGACGATAAAAAAGATGCCGGCGAAATTGGCTCCGGACATACGGTTACCGCTTTATATGAAATTATTCCTGTTGGCGCAAAAGATGTACTGTCGGGAAATGTTGATGAATTGAAATATCAGAAAAATAGTCCATCCAATGGTAGCTTCGCCGGCGAAATGTTGACGGTTAAACTTCGCTACAAGGACCCTAAAGGCAGTATAAGCAAATTGTTAACTAAAGGTGTTACCGACAATGCACTGGGCTTTGGCACTACTACCGATAATTTTAGGTTCGCTGCTGCGGTTGCAGAATTTGGTATGATTTTAAGAAACTCTTCGTTCAAACAAAATGCTACCTTTGAGCAGGTAATAACGCTGGCCGAAAATGCAAAAGGCAAGGACAAAGAAGGCTATCGTTCCGAATTTTTGAGCGTAGTAAAATCGGCCAGACTTATGGCAAAAGATTTGCTTAGCATAAAAGATAAACCCCTCATTAATGAAAAAAATTAG
- a CDS encoding RNA polymerase sigma factor produces the protein MRFIKNTAGNNQKEDAELIAEYKNSGNLDALGTLYNKYMHLVFGVCLNYFKDEELSKDAVMQIFEELVTKLKIHEVQNFKSWLHVLTRNHCLMALRKSAKQNNVSIDDTFVENTDFVHLDIDDTKETQLTVMEKCMETLPEEQRKSVDLFYLQEKCYKEVAEITGYDMLKVKSYIQNGKRNLKICIERNSGE, from the coding sequence TTGAGGTTTATAAAAAATACAGCTGGAAATAACCAGAAAGAAGATGCAGAATTAATTGCCGAGTATAAAAACAGCGGCAATTTAGATGCATTGGGTACGCTTTATAACAAATATATGCACCTGGTTTTTGGGGTATGCCTAAACTATTTTAAGGATGAAGAACTAAGCAAGGATGCCGTAATGCAGATTTTTGAGGAATTGGTAACCAAGCTTAAAATACACGAAGTGCAGAACTTTAAAAGCTGGTTACATGTACTTACCAGGAACCACTGTTTAATGGCTCTGAGAAAATCTGCTAAACAAAACAACGTTTCAATAGACGATACCTTTGTGGAAAATACTGATTTTGTGCATCTTGATATCGACGACACAAAAGAAACACAGCTTACCGTGATGGAAAAGTGTATGGAAACTTTGCCCGAAGAACAGCGAAAAAGCGTAGATTTATTTTATTTGCAAGAAAAATGCTATAAAGAAGTGGCCGAAATTACGGGCTACGATATGCTTAAAGTGAAAAGCTACATTCAAAACGGTAAGCGGAATTTAAAGATTTGTATAGAAAGGAATAGTGGTGAATAA
- a CDS encoding carboxypeptidase-like regulatory domain-containing protein — translation MNNDWLDIDVLEDYLDGKLDAKAMHFVERQALDDPFVAEALEGLRQSPKRKQTLSILQKQLYDRVSQKPIRRKMWGVTTQRLSIAATATVAFIAVSILFFMRETSRKNAENAARKADGIVVNLDTNKALATTKAAPKDTLKGPASTSAFIDEAIVKAKTGDLAKNTKGAPAELSNPPITVPQADQEVAILSTKKKEVLARRSDVSVLNETVVSASPNMASGKIVFSGNVIDQANGKPIGGAVVRLAGSRNVTATNADGSFALPADSSSKDQNLLVSAIGFKEIPVAGMQDPNAIRNAMTGDKSIQEIALITGSNGRKKENIAAPKITLRAEQNLNGKPNEEIMKPIPVSTINYNEYLERNNKLYNPKGPEKYVILSFKVKKNGRPTDVSVIKSLNKNADAEAKRLIVEGPDWVLPKNGNNVVELSVKF, via the coding sequence GTGAATAACGACTGGTTAGATATAGATGTGCTTGAAGATTACCTCGATGGTAAGCTTGATGCCAAGGCCATGCACTTTGTTGAACGCCAGGCGTTAGATGATCCTTTTGTGGCTGAGGCCCTGGAGGGTTTGCGCCAATCGCCAAAACGCAAACAAACGCTTTCGATATTGCAAAAGCAGCTTTACGATAGGGTATCACAAAAACCGATCAGGCGCAAAATGTGGGGTGTTACTACACAGCGTTTAAGTATTGCAGCAACAGCTACGGTTGCTTTCATTGCTGTGAGCATCTTGTTCTTTATGCGTGAAACCAGTCGCAAAAATGCCGAAAATGCGGCAAGAAAGGCTGATGGCATTGTTGTAAATTTAGATACGAATAAAGCACTTGCCACTACTAAAGCAGCGCCGAAAGACACCTTAAAAGGGCCGGCTTCTACATCGGCTTTTATAGATGAGGCAATTGTTAAGGCGAAAACAGGAGATTTGGCAAAAAATACGAAAGGTGCTCCGGCAGAACTTTCTAACCCACCTATAACGGTGCCACAAGCAGATCAGGAAGTAGCTATTTTGAGTACGAAAAAGAAAGAGGTGCTTGCGAGAAGAAGTGATGTCTCCGTGTTAAACGAAACAGTGGTATCGGCATCTCCCAATATGGCTTCCGGCAAAATTGTATTCTCCGGAAATGTAATCGACCAGGCTAATGGTAAGCCCATTGGCGGAGCTGTTGTTCGGCTAGCCGGATCGCGAAATGTAACTGCTACTAATGCAGATGGTTCTTTTGCCTTGCCTGCCGACAGCAGCTCGAAAGATCAAAATCTGTTGGTGAGTGCCATCGGCTTTAAAGAAATTCCGGTAGCGGGAATGCAAGACCCGAACGCCATTAGAAATGCCATGACAGGAGACAAATCGATACAGGAGATTGCGTTGATTACGGGCTCCAATGGCCGTAAAAAGGAAAATATTGCTGCCCCGAAAATTACGCTCAGAGCGGAGCAGAACCTGAACGGGAAACCGAACGAAGAGATTATGAAACCCATCCCGGTCTCGACCATAAACTACAACGAATATTTGGAGCGAAACAACAAGCTGTATAATCCGAAAGGCCCTGAAAAATATGTAATTTTAAGCTTTAAGGTTAAAAAGAATGGCCGTCCTACAGATGTTTCGGTGATAAAATCGTTGAATAAAAATGCAGATGCTGAGGCGAAACGACTTATTGTGGAAGGTCCCGATTGGGTGCTGCCCAAAAACGGGAATAATGTTGTTGAGCTGAGTGTAAAGTTTTAG
- a CDS encoding inorganic phosphate transporter: protein MVTTLLVVVVILAIAFDYINGFHDAANSIATVVSTKVLTPFQAVLWAALFNFAAYFYFTDHKVANTVAKTVIEEYITLEVILAGLVAAIIWNLLTWWYGIPSSSSHTLIGGFAGAGMTHALLIGASPLAAVEMGYVVKIVSFIVLAPIIGMVISVILTLIIINICRYAKPATAEKWFKRLQLLSSAALSFFHGGNDAQKVMGIIATALIASKVIPNFEAMPAWVPIACYSAISLGTMSGGWKIVKTMGSKITKVTALEGVAAEGAGAVTLGITEHFGIPVSTTHTITGSIVGVGVVKSVSAVRWGVTINLIWAWILTIPVSATLAAIIYAIIYYVK from the coding sequence ATGGTAACTACCTTACTGGTTGTTGTTGTAATTCTGGCTATTGCTTTCGATTACATTAACGGCTTTCACGATGCCGCTAACTCGATTGCAACAGTTGTTTCTACAAAAGTCCTTACGCCTTTTCAGGCAGTTTTATGGGCGGCGCTTTTTAATTTCGCTGCTTATTTTTACTTCACCGATCATAAAGTGGCCAACACGGTTGCTAAAACGGTAATCGAAGAATACATTACATTAGAAGTTATCCTTGCAGGCCTGGTTGCAGCAATTATCTGGAATCTGTTAACCTGGTGGTACGGTATTCCCTCAAGTTCTTCTCACACATTAATTGGCGGTTTCGCAGGTGCGGGAATGACGCATGCCTTACTTATCGGCGCCAGTCCGCTGGCCGCAGTTGAAATGGGTTACGTGGTAAAAATCGTATCATTTATTGTTTTAGCGCCGATAATTGGTATGGTAATATCGGTTATTTTAACTTTGATCATCATCAATATTTGCCGCTATGCAAAACCGGCCACGGCAGAGAAATGGTTTAAACGCCTGCAGTTGTTATCATCTGCCGCGTTGAGTTTCTTTCATGGCGGTAACGATGCACAGAAAGTAATGGGAATCATTGCTACAGCATTAATTGCATCAAAAGTAATTCCCAATTTTGAAGCCATGCCAGCCTGGGTTCCAATCGCGTGTTACTCTGCAATATCGTTAGGTACCATGAGCGGCGGCTGGAAGATTGTTAAAACAATGGGCTCAAAAATTACCAAGGTCACCGCTTTAGAAGGCGTTGCAGCCGAAGGTGCAGGTGCAGTAACGCTCGGTATTACCGAACATTTTGGTATTCCGGTATCTACAACGCACACCATTACAGGATCAATTGTGGGTGTGGGTGTTGTGAAAAGTGTATCGGCGGTACGTTGGGGCGTAACCATAAACCTTATTTGGGCATGGATATTAACCATTCCCGTGTCAGCTACACTCGCGGCAATTATTTACGCCATAATTTATTATGTAAAGTAA